One region of Chanodichthys erythropterus isolate Z2021 chromosome 19, ASM2448905v1, whole genome shotgun sequence genomic DNA includes:
- the LOC137008308 gene encoding mucin-like protein, which produces MKEIAGAGSQGTKFNCTNNTGSDYTDYFSINNTCTNNISINNTSPGKFYQFGSAAGDTEGFVNSSNYVAFSTPFVFFGRTYNHTYVNNNGLLTFNQPLPQSLPYYIPKYATEDFIAPLWTNLVSFGLGKYWYQQYTNGSVLTRATQDINRYFPQRGFTASWVFVATWDFAQTSNATIINHTAPAITFQVVLISGGGFSFILMNYGDCAGISSPVEAGFDTINSTDYYLIHYSTNGSYIPNLKNTTNVNVPGRWAFLVNRGSAPEIFYPFGSSGDTRNAADDDGSSSVIPLLSPFLFFGRRYQQIYVNNNGHLTFNQPSSQFVPYSLPAFDGQDIIAGLWTDLDNRARGVVSYHQYTNGSVLTRTTLDINNHFPNLTFNASWVFVATWDKVAYFPFSNTETSFQVVLISGSNFSFILMNYGDIAVTRLPVEAGYNTINSFNYFMIPGSNNGSFISNLKNSSNVNVPGRWAFRVDSGNSTSKKNVIGLRVRFSSVFDLTQYENITILQQIKQELVKYGLPRNIELKLRKLQKITP; this is translated from the exons atgaaggagatcgctggagcaggaaG CCAGGGCACAAAATTCAACTGCACCAACAACACTGGCAG CGATTATACAGACTATTTCTCCATCAACAACACCTGCACCAACAACATCTCCATCAACAACACCT CACCAGGAAAATTCTATCAGTTCGGCTCAGCTGCAGGAGACACTGAAGGTTTTGTTAATAGCAGCAATTATGTTGCCTTCTCCACTCCATTTGTGTTCTTTGGCCGCACATACAACCACACATAT GTTAATAATAACGGACTTCTTACATTCAACCAACCTTTACCACAATCTCTCCCTTACTACATTCCCAAATATGCAACTGAAGATTTCATTGCTCCGCTCTGGACTAATCTTGTCAGCTTTGGATTGGGCAAATACTGGTATCAGCAGTACACTAATGGAAGTGTGCTCACTCGCGCCACTCAGGATATAAACCGGTATTTCCCTCAGAGGGGTTTCACTGCTTCTTGGGTCTTTGTTGCAACATGGGATTTTGCTCAAACATCGAACGCAACTATAATTAATCACACAGCACCG GCAATCACGTTTCAAGTGGTTTTAATTTCAGGAGGTGGATTTTCTTTCATTCTGATGAATTATGGTGACTGTGCTGGGATATCTTCTCCAGTAGAG GCTGGATTTGACACCATAAACTCTACTGACTACTATCTAATTCATTATTCAACCAATGGCAGCTACATCCCAAACCTCAAGAACACGACTAACGTAAACGTCCCGGGCCGTTGGGCCTTTCTTGTGAACAGAGGATCAG CACCAGAAATATTCTACCCATTCGGCTCATCAGGAGACACGAGAAacgctgctgatgatgatggaAGCTCCTCAGTTATTCCACTGTTGAGTCCATTTCTGTTCTTTGGCCGCAGATACCAGCAGATTTAT GTGAATAATAATGGACATCTCACATTCAACCAGCCTTCATCACAGTTTGTTCCCTACTCTCTTCCTGCTTTTGATGGCCAAGATATAATTGCTGGTCTCTGGACCGACCTTGACAACCGTGCGAGAGGAGTGGTTTCATATCATCAGTACACTAATGGAAGTGTTCTCACACGCACCACTCTGGACATAAACAATCATTTCCCAAATCTGACCTTCAACGCTTCTTGGGTGTTTGTTGCAACGTGGGATAAAGTCGCTTACTTTCCCTTCAGTAACACA GAAACATCGTTTCAAGTGGTTTTAATTTCAGGCagtaatttttcatttattctgatgaattatGGTGACATCGCTGTAACAAGACTTCCAGTGGAG GCTGGTTATAACACAATAAACTCCTTTAACTACTTTATGATTCCTGGATCAAACAACGGGAGCTTCATCTCAAACCTCAAGAACTCCAGTAATGTCAATGTTCCCGGTCGATGGGCCTTCAGGGTGGACAGTGGAAACAGCACCTCTAAAA AAAACGTCATTGGACTTCGAGTAAGATTTTCCTCAGTTTTTGATCTAACACAGTATGAAAACATTACGATTCTACAGCAA ATAAAACAGGAGCTGGTCAAGTACGGTCTGCCAAGAAACATAGAGCTGAAGTTAAGAAAACTGCAAAAGATAACGCCGTAA